CGGGAGAGCGCCCCGGCCCTGCTGGCGGATCTCGCGGCATTCGTACGGCGGGGATGCGCCGTCGACGGCCTCGACGATGTGCAGCAGCGTGATGTCGCCCGGTGAACGTCCCAGCCGGAACCCACCGCGCGGACCGGTCGTCGCGACCAGCACACCCGCCCGGGTGAGCGCCTGCAGCTGCTTGGCGAGGTAGGCCACCGGAAGGTCGAAATGCTCGGCGAGGACGGCGGCCGATGCCGTGGCCCCGGGTTCCAGCTGCGCCAGCGACGTCGCGCAGTGCAGGGCCCATTCGGTGGCCACGGGAAGTTTCACGCCCGTTATCGTATTACAGATATTACGGACCTATATAGTCCTTGATAACCGCCGGACGGAACGGGAGACATCATGCGAATCGCAGTGGCGGGCGCGACGGGAAACATCGGCGCACGATTGGTGGCCGAGCTGCAGCGCTCGGGACACGAGGTGGTGGCGATCAGCCGCGCGAACGGGGTGGACCTCTTGACCGGCGATGGGCTCGACGCCGCCCTGGTCGGGGTGCAGTCGGTGGTGGACGTGATCAGCACCCCACCGGTCGACCGCGACGGGACGGTGGCCTACCTCGGTACCGCCACCCGCAATCTGCTGGCGGCCGAGGAACGCGCCGGCGTCAGGCATCACGTGCTGCTCTCGATCGTGGGAATCCACGACATCGAGGGAAATCCGCACTACGCCGGAAAGCGCGAGCAGGAGCGACTGATCGAGGCGGGTCCCGTGCCGTGGACGATCGTGCCCGCCACGCAGTTCCACGACTTCGCCGAGATGGTGGTGGGCTGGACCGAACAGGACGGCCCCGACGGTGTGACGGCGCCGATCGCTCCGCTGCTGGTGCAGCCCATCGATCCGGACGACGTGGCCGTGGTGCTCGCCGAGATCGCCGTGGGCGAGCCGCAGGGACGCCACCCCGACGTGGCCGGTCCGCAGCCCCAGGATCTGGTCGACATGGCGCGCCGGACCCTGGCGGTGCGCGGCCGGGAGGTCCGGTTGGTGCCCACGTGGTCGTCGGTGTTCGGATTGGAGATGTCGGGCAATGTGATGCTGCCCCGTGCGGGTGCCCGCATCGCGCCCACCACGTTTGAGCAGTGGCTGGGGCGGCAGCAGTAGACGGCGCCCCCGGGCCTGTCACCGGCCCCTGCCATCATGGACCCCATGCCGTTGGAGGCTCCCTCGCCCGCACTGGGCGATCTGGACGATGAGCAGCGGGAGGCCGTGCTGGCCGCCCGCGGCCCGGTGTGCGTGCTGGCGGGTGCCGGTACCGGCAAGACCCGCACCATCACCCGCCGGATCGCGCATCTGGTGGCCGGCGGCCACGTCGCCCCCAGTCAGGTGCTCGCGGTGACGTTCACCGCGCGGGCCGCCGGCGAGATGCGGGGCCGCTTACGGGTGCTGGGCCAGGAGTCGGGGGTGAACACCGCTGCGGTGCAGGCGGTGACGTTTCACGCCGCGGCGCGTCGCCAGCTGCAGTACTTCTGGCCGCGTCTGGTGGGTGACACGGGGTGGGAGCTGCTCGACAGCAAGTTCGCCGTGGTCGCCCAGGCGGCCAACCGGGCCGGAATGCAGACCAGTACCGACGACGTTCGTGACCTCGCCGGTGAAATCGAATGGGCCAAGGCATCTTTGATCACCCCGGAGGCCTACGGCACCGCGGTGGCGAAGGTCGGTCGTGACATCCCGTTCGACGCGGCCAAGGTCGCCGCGGTCTATTCGGGGTACGAGGCCCTCAAGGCGCGCCGGGACGGCTCGGCCCTCCTTGATTTCGACGACCTGTTGCTGCACACCGCCGCGGCCATCGAGAACGACGCCGCGGTGGCGCAGGAATTCCGGGACCGTTACCGCTGTTTCGTCGTCGACGAATATCAGGACGTCACACCCCTGCAGCAGCGGGTGCTCGACGCCTGGCTGGGGGAGCGGGACGACCTCACCGTGGTCGGCGACGCCAATCAGACGATCTACTCGTTCACCGGGGCCACCCCGCGTTTCCTGCTGGACTTCTCCCGGCGCTTCCCCGATGCGGCGGTGGTCCGGCTGGAGCGGGACTACCGCTCGACACCGCAGGTGGTGTCGTTGGCCAACCGGGTGATCGCGGCAGCACGCGGCCGGATGGCGGGCAGCAAGTTGCATCTGGTGGGTCAGCGTGATCCCGGCCCCGAGCCGACGTTCTCCGAGTACCCCGACGAGGTGGCCGAGGCCAACGCGGTCGCCCGGTCCATCAAGAAACTGATCGAAAACGGAACGGAGCCGGCCGAAATCGCGGTGCTGTACCGGATCAACGCGCAGTCGGAGGTGTACGAGGAGGCGCTCACCGAGGCCGGCATCGCCTTCCAGGTGCGCGGTGGCGAGGGCTTCTTCAGCCGCCAGGAGATCCGCCAGGCGTTGGTGGCCATGCAGCGCTTCGCCGAACGTGACATCCCCGAGGACAACTTGCCCGCCCTCGTGCGTGAGCTTCTCGAACCGCTCGGACTGACCGCCGAACCCCCGGCCGGCACCAAGGCCCGCGAACGCTGGGAAGCGTTGACGGCGCTGGCCGAGCTCGTCGACGAGGAGGTCGCGGTGCGGCCCGAGCTCGATCTGCGCGCGCTGGTGGCCGAGTTGCGCCAGCGCGCCGACGCCCGGCATCCGCCCGTGGTGCAGGGCGTGACACTGGCGTCGCTGCACGCGGCCAAGGGTCTCGAGTGGGACGCGGTGTTCCTGGTCGGCCTGGCCGACAACACATTGCCGATCTCGCACGCGCTCGCGCACGGGCCGGACAGCGAGCCGGTGGAGGAGGAGCGCCGTCTGCTCTATGTCGGGGTCACCCGGGCCCGGGTGCATCTCGGGCTGAGCTGGGCGCTGGCCCGCACCCCGGGCGGGCGCCAGGGCCGACGGCCGTCGCGGTTCCTCAACGGCATCGCGCCGCAACTGCAGAATGCGGTCGGCTCCGGGCCGGATCGGACGCGTCGTCAACGGGGTCCGGCACCGCGCTGCCGGGTCTGTAACGCCGCATTGACGACGCCGCCGGCGATCATGTTGCGCCGCTGCGAAACCTGTCCGTCGGACCTGGACGAGGAGCTGCTCACCGAGCTCAAAGAGTGGCGGTTGCGGGTCTCCAAGGAAATGAAGGTGCCGGCGTATGTGGTGTTCACCGACAACACATTGATCGCCATCGCCGAGTCGCTGCCGACCGATGAGGCCGCACTCGTGGCACTTCCCGGCATCGGCGCGCGCAAGCTCGAGCAGTACGGCCCGGATGTCCTCGAGTTGGTCAAGGGCCGCCAAAATTCGTAAAGATCACGCCAAAACCGCAGGTAGAAAATAGGTTGTGCGATCCGGCTGCTAGGCTTTAGCCTCGTAGCACAGCTCTGGTGACGAGACGGAAGGAGGGTGCCCGCAATGGATAACATCACGATCAGCGGTGTAGCGGCTGCAGGCATGCCGTCATCCGTACTCGCCGTCTCCGCCGCCGAAGGTTTCTCGGCGGCGCACCGGTATGTCGCACCCGCCGCCCCCGCCCCCGCCGCCGCATGGCCGGTCGCTGCTGCATTTGCACCGCAGCACAAGCGCCGTCACGCCGCAGCGACCGGCGCGTCCGTGGATCGGAGCCCCTTTTAGGTAGAGCTCCCACACCAGCCGAATGGCCACGGACCCGCAGTCAACCGGATCCGTGGCCAATTTTTTTGGGATAGTTCTCCACCCCCAAAACCTGGTCGCAGATCCATCGAAGAGACAGATCGCCGACAACTACGACCAGGAAGTAGGGGAAAAGCACATGTCCATTGCGATGACCGCTCCGGAGGTGAGCGTCGCGCCGATGACATGCGAAGAGCGGCTGCCGGCGGTGCCGTGCCACATCGGGAATCCCGATCTGTGGTTCGCCGAGAGCCCAGTCGATCTGGAGCAGGCCAAGGCTCTGTGCGCGGATTGCCCGATCCGCCGCGAGTGCCTGGCTGCCGCGCTGGAACGGCAGGAGCCGTGGGGCGTTTGGGGCGGCGAGATCCTCGACCGCGGAACCATTGTGGCGCGCAAGCGGCCGCGTGGACGTCCGCGCAAGGATGCCGCGGGTACCACGGCCGCCGCGTGACGCCCGAATACGCCGACGGCGCCGAGTGCTGGGCACTCGGCGCCGTCGGTGAACCTCGTTGACTCTGCGGTCAGGGCGAGCCTTCCTCGAACTTGTCCGCCCTGGACGCAGAGTCGATGCTAGGCCGCTTCCTCGGCGAAACCCGGAACCAGTTCTGTGGCAATCGCTTTCATCGGCACGTGGGCGTCGAGTTGGCAGCACATGGCGATGGTCGAGGCGATCACCCGCAGCGGAATGGCCAGGTTGGGTGGCAGGTCGAGCTGGCGGGCCGTCTTGATCTGGGCCACCCAGTTGTCCATCTGCCCGGCCGCCATCCGCTGAATCCACCGGCGGTTGTAGTGGAAGACGTCGACCTCGATCGGTTCGACGTACTGGCGCAACATGTCGTCGACTTCCTCGATCGAAACCTGTTGGCCCTTCTGGATGAAACCGGCTTCCTCCATCGTGGGCAGCAGCTCGTCGTAGTTCTTGTCCCGGGCCAGCCGGATGCATTCGCCGAGCGAGGTCGGGAAGCCGTCGGGCAGCGGCGCGACGGCGCCGAAGTCGATGACACCCATCCGCCCGTCGGGCAGCAGCATGAAGTTTCCCGGATGGGCATCGCCGTGCATCATCTGCAACCGCTTGGGCGCGTCGAAGGTGAGTTCGGACAGCCGGGTGCCCATCAGGTCCCGCTGTTCGGGGGTGCCCTCACGGATGATCACCGACATCGGGATGCCGTCCATCCATTCCGCGATGACGACCTTGGGCGCGCTGGCGACGATCGCGGGGATGCAGAAGTGCGGATCGTCGCGGTATGCCTTGGCGAACGCACGCTGATTCTCGGCCTCGAGCCGGTAGTCCAGCTCCATGTCGGTGCGTTCGATCAACTCGTCGACGATGCCCTGGATGTCGACGCCGGGGGCGAGCTGCTTGAACACCCCGACCAGGCGCTGGATCGTCTTGAGGTCCGCGCGCAGTGCCTCGTCGGCACCGGGGTATTGGATCTTGACGGCCACCTCGCGGCCGTCGGACCACACCGCCTTGTGCACCTGACCGATGCTGGCCGAGGCCACGGGGGTGTCGTCGAATGAGGTGAACCGTTCCCGCCATTTGGTGCCGAGTTGCGCATCGAGCACCCGGTGAACCTTGGCGGCCGGCAGCGGCGGAGCTTCGCGCTGCAATTTGGTCAACGCCTCGCGGTACGGCTTGCCGTACTGCTCGGGGATGGCCGCCTCCAGGACCGACAGGGCCTGGCCCACCTTCATCGCCCCGCCCTTGAGCTCGCCGAGTACGGCGAACAATTGTTGGGCGGCCTTGTCCATCAACTCGGCAGTGACCTCGTCCTTGGACTTGCCGGTCAGGCGCTTGCCGAACCCCAATGCGGCCCGCCCCGCCATGCCGCCGGCCAGGCCGGCGAGCTTCGCATTCCGTGCCACACTTCCACGTTTGATGTCAGACACCAGACCATCATCCATGACTTGGCTGAATCGCCCGCAACCAACTGGCAACAAACGTTTTCAGCACGGGCACTCGGGGTGCCGCGACCAGTGCCGCGCGGCGATCGAGTATCCGTCGGCGTCGAGCTCCAGGGTGGTGTTGAGCGTGGGCGGCACAGCTGGGGCGGGCTGACCGGTATCGGGGTGCCCGACCGCGCGGATGACCAGGTCGACCTGGCGCAGCGCCAGTGCCGCGGTGGCCAGGATGGTCGCGCGGCTGGCGCTGCCGACCGCACCCCTGAGTTGGTTGGCCACGGCCGGCCACGCCGCGTCGCGGTCGGTGCGGTGCAAGTCGGCGCACTGCAGGCAGCTGGTCTTTCCCGGGATCACCAGCGGGCCGACCAGCCCGGCGCCGTCGCGCACGCGCACGGGCAGGTGCGCGATGCCGACCTCGTGCAGCTCCTGCAGCAGGCGGGGGTCGGTGATCTGGTAGTCGGCCAGGACCACCAGGTCGGTGGAGGCCGCCACGTTCCTGGTGTGCGGGTGGGTGCTGTGCCGGACCCGCGCGCCCGAGCAGCGCAGGCCGTTGGTCAGCAGTTCCGACAACGGCCCGCGGCCGTGGATGCGGATCGAGGCCGACCGGGTCGCGCGGGCCGGGGCGGTCAACGCGGTGAGCATTCCTGCCTCGGTGAGTGCGCCGACCAGCTCGTCGACGGCCGTGTCATCGTCGAACGATTCTGCGGCCGTGAGCAATTCATCCCGAGTGGCCCCGGCCTGCAACGTACGCAGCAGCCTGGCCAGTTGTGCCTGCGTCATCCCGTCGGGAGGGCGGACCAGCACCGCGCGGCGCGGGTCCCACCCGAGCTGGACCGCGTTGTCGGGCCGCAGCAGGATCGGCCTGCCCGCCGCGAGCACGTAGCGGATCATGCGAAGACTCTGCCACGGCAGCGGCGACCGCCGTTTCAGTTATCCACAGGCCGCGCCGAGCTCAGCTGCCGCTGTCGCCCTCTGCGTCGTCGCCCTTGCGCTGTTCCTTCTCCAGATCGGCGATGGCCTGTTCGAAGGCGCTGTCGAGGTCGCTGGTGTCGCCGCCGATCATCCGGTCGATGAAGCCGGCCGGCTCGTCGAGATCGGCTGCGCTGGGCAGCAGGTCGGGATGCTGCCACACGCTGTCGCGGGCGTCGGTGCCGACGGCCTCGGTCAGCCGTTCCCACAACACCGCGGCTTCCCGCATCTTGCGGGGGCGCAGTTCCAGGCCGACCAGAGTGGCGAAGGTCTGCTCGGCGGGTCCACCCGTGGCGCGCCGGCGACGCAGCATCTCGGCGAGCGCCGACGTGCCGGGGATGCGGTCGCCCAGCGCCGCGGTGACAACGGTCTGGACCCATCCCTCGATGAGCGCCAGCAGGGTTTCCAGCCGCTCCAGCGCGGCCTCCTGCTCGGGCGTGGCCTTCGGTTCGAAGATGCCCTGGTTGAGCAGCTGCTCCATCTCCGACGGGTCGCTCAGGGAGGCCGGGTTGAATCCGCGGGCGAAGTCCTCGATGCCGGACATGTCGACCTTCATGCCCTTGGCGAAGGCCTCGACGGCGCCGAGCAGCTGGCTGGGCAGCCACGGCACATGGCTGAACAGCCGGTGATGCGCCGCCTCGCGGGCGGCCAGGAAGGTCAGGATCTCGCTGCGGGGACGCTCCAGCCCCTCGGCCAGCGATTCGATCGCCTCCGGCATGAGCGCGGCGACGCCCTTGGGGCCGAGCGGCAGGCCGACGTCGGTGGAGGTCAGCACCTCGCGCGACAGCTTGCCCAGGGCCTGGCCGAGCTGGGAGCCGAACGCCATGCCGCCCATCTGCGACATCATCGCCAGCAGGGGACCGGCCATGCTCTTGGCCTCCTCGGGCAGGGCCGAGGCCCACACCGACGAGATCTGCTCGGCCACGGGGTCGCACAGGCGCTTCCAGGTGTCGAGGGTGTTGTCCAGCCAGTCGCTGGGAGTCCACGCCACCGACCGGGTGGTGCCCGCGGGCAGCGGGGTGACCCCGTCGAGCCAGGTCTCGGCCAACCGGACCGCGTCGGCCACGGCGCCGGTGGTCTTTTCCGGCACCGGCGCGACGAACCCGATCGAGTTGGACGCCAATTGCCGGGCCAGGTCGTAGTTCACCGGACCGGATTGCTTGCCGCCGGCCATCGCGCTACCCGCGCCGCTGAACATCTCGCCCAGCTTGGTGAAGATCTGCCCGAGATCACCCATGTCGAAGTTGGCTCCGCCCATGCCGAATCCGAACGGATCAGAACCCGGACCTGGCCCGGAATCGCCGGAACCGGACCCGGAGTTGGGGTCCTTCTTGTCTTTGTCTCGGTCGGGGTCGTTCCCGGCGGAGAAGCCGAAGGGCAGGTCAGCCATACCCACAACGGTACTCATCGCCGGGTGCCCGGGTGCGGCTGTGGGTCACGCTGTGGGTGAACACGATCTCGCAGCCTCTACTGTGGGCGGCGTGAACAGGCGGATTTTGACGCTGCTGGTAGCGCTGGTGCCCATCGTGGTGTTCGGCGTGCTGCTCTCGGTGGTGACGGTGCCCTTCGTGTCGCTGGGGCCGGGTCCGACGTTCAACACGCTCGGTGAGATCGAGGGCAAGCAGGTGGTGGACATCAAGACCACGGGAGGGACCGGCGAATTCGTGGTCCACCCCACCTCGGGGCACCTGAACATGACCACGGTGTCCCAACGCGACGGGCTGACGCTGGGCCAGGCGCTGGCGTTGTGGATGTCGGGCCGTGAGCAGTTGGTGCCCCGCGACCTGGTGTATCCGCCGGACAAGTCCAAGGACGAGATCGACGATGCCAACAACTCCGATTTCAAGAAGTCCGAGGACAGTGCCGAGTACGCCGCGCTGTCCTACCTGAAATACCCGATGGCCGTCACCGTGCAGAGCGTCACCGACCCCGGCCCCTCGGCAGGCAAGCTGCGCGACGGCGATGCGATCGACGGCGTGAACGGCAAGCCGGTGGGCAACCTCGACGAGTTCCAGGCCCTGCTGAAGAACACCAAGCCGGGCGATGAACTGGTGATCGACTTCCGCCGCAAGAACGCGCCGCCCGGCGTCGCAACCATCAAGCTCGGCGACAACCCCGACCGTGATTACGGGTTCCTGGGGGTCGGTGTGCTCGACGCCCCATGGGCGCCGTTCGACATCGATTTCCACCTGGCCAACGTCGGCGGTCCGTCCGCGGGGCTGATGTTCAGCCTGGCCGTGGTCGACAAGCTCACCACCGGTGACCTCAACGACGGCAAGTTCATCGCCGGCACCGGGACCATCACAGGCGACGGCAAGGTCGGCTCGATCGGCGGCATCACCCACAAGATGCTGGCCGCCAGGGAGGCCGGGGCCACGGTGTTCCTGGTGCCCGCCGACAACTGCATCGAGGCACGTTCGGACCCACAGGACGGGATGGAGTTGGTGAAGGTGGACACCCTGACCCAGGCCGTCGACGCTTTGCACACGATTTCTGCTGGTGGCGAACCGCCTCGCTGCTGAAACCGCGCGCTTCCTGTGAATGGCTAGAGTTGTAGGAAATTCGGGCGGCCCGTCGGGCATGTCACGAGTCCACCGAGGCTGAAACGGGAGTTGACGAGTGGGGATGCGGCCCGCGGCGAGGATGCCGAAGCTGACGCGACGTAGCCGGGTGCTGATCGGGTTGGCGCTGGTGCTGGTGCTGGCGCTACTGATCGGGCCCAGGGTGGTCGACGGCTATGTCGACTGGTTGTGGTTCGGCGAGCTCGGTTACCGGTCGGTGTTCACCACCGTGCTGGCCACCCGGGCCATCGTCTTTCTCATCGTCGGCCTGGTGATCGGTGCGGTGGTGTTCGCGGGGCTCGCGCTGGCCTACCGCAGCCGGCCGGTGTTCGTGCCGGCCGCCGGTCCGAATGACCCGGTGGCGCGGTACCGCACCACGGTGCTGGCCCGGCTCCGGCTGTTCGGGATCGGTGTGCCGGTCTTCATCGGGCTTTTGGCCGGCATCATCGCGCAGAGCTACTGGGTGCGGGTGCAGCTGTTCCTGCACGGCGGCGACTTCGGGATCACCGATCCGCAGTTCGGCCGGGATCTGGGTTTCTACGCGTTCGATCTGCCGTTCTACCGGTTGGTGCTGACGTATCTGTTCGTCGCGACGTTCCTGGCGTTCATCGCGAACCTGCTGGGGCACTATGTGTTCGGCGGAATCCGGCTCACCGGTCGTAGCGGGGCGCTGAGCCGCGCCGCCCGCATCCAGCTGATCAGC
The genomic region above belongs to Mycolicibacterium sp. HK-90 and contains:
- a CDS encoding PDZ domain-containing protein produces the protein MNRRILTLLVALVPIVVFGVLLSVVTVPFVSLGPGPTFNTLGEIEGKQVVDIKTTGGTGEFVVHPTSGHLNMTTVSQRDGLTLGQALALWMSGREQLVPRDLVYPPDKSKDEIDDANNSDFKKSEDSAEYAALSYLKYPMAVTVQSVTDPGPSAGKLRDGDAIDGVNGKPVGNLDEFQALLKNTKPGDELVIDFRRKNAPPGVATIKLGDNPDRDYGFLGVGVLDAPWAPFDIDFHLANVGGPSAGLMFSLAVVDKLTTGDLNDGKFIAGTGTITGDGKVGSIGGITHKMLAAREAGATVFLVPADNCIEARSDPQDGMELVKVDTLTQAVDALHTISAGGEPPRC
- a CDS encoding ATP-dependent DNA helicase UvrD2, translated to MDPMPLEAPSPALGDLDDEQREAVLAARGPVCVLAGAGTGKTRTITRRIAHLVAGGHVAPSQVLAVTFTARAAGEMRGRLRVLGQESGVNTAAVQAVTFHAAARRQLQYFWPRLVGDTGWELLDSKFAVVAQAANRAGMQTSTDDVRDLAGEIEWAKASLITPEAYGTAVAKVGRDIPFDAAKVAAVYSGYEALKARRDGSALLDFDDLLLHTAAAIENDAAVAQEFRDRYRCFVVDEYQDVTPLQQRVLDAWLGERDDLTVVGDANQTIYSFTGATPRFLLDFSRRFPDAAVVRLERDYRSTPQVVSLANRVIAAARGRMAGSKLHLVGQRDPGPEPTFSEYPDEVAEANAVARSIKKLIENGTEPAEIAVLYRINAQSEVYEEALTEAGIAFQVRGGEGFFSRQEIRQALVAMQRFAERDIPEDNLPALVRELLEPLGLTAEPPAGTKARERWEALTALAELVDEEVAVRPELDLRALVAELRQRADARHPPVVQGVTLASLHAAKGLEWDAVFLVGLADNTLPISHALAHGPDSEPVEEERRLLYVGVTRARVHLGLSWALARTPGGRQGRRPSRFLNGIAPQLQNAVGSGPDRTRRQRGPAPRCRVCNAALTTPPAIMLRRCETCPSDLDEELLTELKEWRLRVSKEMKVPAYVVFTDNTLIAIAESLPTDEAALVALPGIGARKLEQYGPDVLELVKGRQNS
- a CDS encoding zinc-dependent metalloprotease, translated to MADLPFGFSAGNDPDRDKDKKDPNSGSGSGDSGPGPGSDPFGFGMGGANFDMGDLGQIFTKLGEMFSGAGSAMAGGKQSGPVNYDLARQLASNSIGFVAPVPEKTTGAVADAVRLAETWLDGVTPLPAGTTRSVAWTPSDWLDNTLDTWKRLCDPVAEQISSVWASALPEEAKSMAGPLLAMMSQMGGMAFGSQLGQALGKLSREVLTSTDVGLPLGPKGVAALMPEAIESLAEGLERPRSEILTFLAAREAAHHRLFSHVPWLPSQLLGAVEAFAKGMKVDMSGIEDFARGFNPASLSDPSEMEQLLNQGIFEPKATPEQEAALERLETLLALIEGWVQTVVTAALGDRIPGTSALAEMLRRRRATGGPAEQTFATLVGLELRPRKMREAAVLWERLTEAVGTDARDSVWQHPDLLPSAADLDEPAGFIDRMIGGDTSDLDSAFEQAIADLEKEQRKGDDAEGDSGS
- a CDS encoding cyclodehydratase, coding for MIRYVLAAGRPILLRPDNAVQLGWDPRRAVLVRPPDGMTQAQLARLLRTLQAGATRDELLTAAESFDDDTAVDELVGALTEAGMLTALTAPARATRSASIRIHGRGPLSELLTNGLRCSGARVRHSTHPHTRNVAASTDLVVLADYQITDPRLLQELHEVGIAHLPVRVRDGAGLVGPLVIPGKTSCLQCADLHRTDRDAAWPAVANQLRGAVGSASRATILATAALALRQVDLVIRAVGHPDTGQPAPAVPPTLNTTLELDADGYSIAARHWSRHPECPC
- a CDS encoding WhiB family transcriptional regulator, producing the protein MSIAMTAPEVSVAPMTCEERLPAVPCHIGNPDLWFAESPVDLEQAKALCADCPIRRECLAAALERQEPWGVWGGEILDRGTIVARKRPRGRPRKDAAGTTAAA
- a CDS encoding SDR family oxidoreductase, coding for MRIAVAGATGNIGARLVAELQRSGHEVVAISRANGVDLLTGDGLDAALVGVQSVVDVISTPPVDRDGTVAYLGTATRNLLAAEERAGVRHHVLLSIVGIHDIEGNPHYAGKREQERLIEAGPVPWTIVPATQFHDFAEMVVGWTEQDGPDGVTAPIAPLLVQPIDPDDVAVVLAEIAVGEPQGRHPDVAGPQPQDLVDMARRTLAVRGREVRLVPTWSSVFGLEMSGNVMLPRAGARIAPTTFEQWLGRQQ
- a CDS encoding Rrf2 family transcriptional regulator, producing the protein MKLPVATEWALHCATSLAQLEPGATASAAVLAEHFDLPVAYLAKQLQALTRAGVLVATTGPRGGFRLGRSPGDITLLHIVEAVDGASPPYECREIRQQGRGALPAAWCRHECILAVKMADAHQAWRASLDGVTLADILADLPAGAPARTRKLLGRRG
- a CDS encoding AarF/ABC1/UbiB kinase family protein, producing MDDGLVSDIKRGSVARNAKLAGLAGGMAGRAALGFGKRLTGKSKDEVTAELMDKAAQQLFAVLGELKGGAMKVGQALSVLEAAIPEQYGKPYREALTKLQREAPPLPAAKVHRVLDAQLGTKWRERFTSFDDTPVASASIGQVHKAVWSDGREVAVKIQYPGADEALRADLKTIQRLVGVFKQLAPGVDIQGIVDELIERTDMELDYRLEAENQRAFAKAYRDDPHFCIPAIVASAPKVVIAEWMDGIPMSVIIREGTPEQRDLMGTRLSELTFDAPKRLQMMHGDAHPGNFMLLPDGRMGVIDFGAVAPLPDGFPTSLGECIRLARDKNYDELLPTMEEAGFIQKGQQVSIEEVDDMLRQYVEPIEVDVFHYNRRWIQRMAAGQMDNWVAQIKTARQLDLPPNLAIPLRVIASTIAMCCQLDAHVPMKAIATELVPGFAEEAA